A region of the Mus pahari chromosome 15, PAHARI_EIJ_v1.1, whole genome shotgun sequence genome:
taattaatttgTAAGGCAGACACACGTGCTTAGGACTACTGAGAGATTCTCAGAGATCCAAAAGAAACCCTCGAATTGATGTGGCTGTTGAATATCCGTCAGAACTTGTTTTTCAACTGGTTTTTCATTACACTCTTAACCCACCATCACTTCTAGGTGAGGTTTTCTAGATTCAATTTCAGCTAAAATTCAGAGGAAGTTTAAATGAAAGATTCCTTTGGTACAATTGTATTACAGATAAGAGAAAGgcgacatttaaaaaaaatcatacaaagaaACACATCAAGACTTTTATTTTCAGCAGAAACTTGAAATTGGTGGTGGAAGACGCCGGGATTCTGCAATTCAGCTGGCCACGCAGAATTGATAGGACTGTACACTAGGAAGCTTTCTTAGATGCGATTTGCCTTGGCCTGTTCCTTTCATAGTTGATAACACTGAAGCTTGGGGAGCTACAGCACTTGTCTGAGGTCACCCAGCTAGGTTGTAGAAGTTAGTAGCAAAATCCAGGGCCCCCGAGTCACATGCAGATCTGAATTTGATTCAGTTCACTACACCTTTTGAAATGATAGTAGAGTCCGTGTGTTGTGTATAGACCAACTCTTAATAGTAAAATAACACCGTTTATTCTGCATTTACTGGGCAACCAGGCCCACTGCACAGGTCTCCGCTTCAGTTGCTCCGTCCATACCCCTCAGTTGGATATGTAGCATCCCAGGTTTGTTCTGCGTTCACAGGACACTTAATGGGGAAAAAGAGTACAGATGAATCTCCGTCCCTGTATGCGGCTGAGAGAGATGGCCTGAAGGAGCAGCTGAGGGGATACATCCGCTGGGAAGAAACTGGCAGAAATTTGCTGGACCTCCTAGAAGCCGCTGGGAACCGAAGCCACCAGCCACCTCAGCATCTGCCTCTCAGTCTCCAGCCTACTTGGGATCCCGAGGACAGCAGCTACTTTAACGATGTTCAAAACGCTAAGGTGAAACAAACAGGCTtcagatggggggtggggggtattcAGAAAGAGTTCAGGGGGCAGGGGTGTTGATCAGAGGAACGTAAAGTGATTATGACCTGTACTGGTCACCTTTCCCATCGCTGTACAAAATACCTAACCAAAAGCAATGTAAGAAAAGGTGGATTTATTGCGGCTCACAGTCTGAAGACACAGTCCATTTCACCGAGGAAGGTGAGGTGGGGCCATTTGTCACAGAGAGATAAATGTTGCTGTTCTGTTCACTGTCTCCTCTCTTTTCAGTCCCTCCAGGACCCCATCTTGtggggtggtgccacccacattcagggcgGGTCATCCCCACCCACAGAGATGTGTCCCCTAAGTGATTCTAGCTCCTGTCAAGTTGGCGATGTAGATTAACCATGGCATGAAGACATTCAGTTGTTACACTAGGCCAACACCCATTTATGCTAAACAAACTATTATTCCAGGCTATCTTTTCTTTTGATATAATAGTTTTTTTGTCTTAGTATAAAAACCTGGGTTCCAAAGTTCAGTTTAGGAATTTTATTAGTAACCATGATCACTTGAAGCAGCGATTATGGTCTTCATGAGAATTTTTGTAACACTTACTGGCCTCTAACTGGAGATTGTCCTGCCTAAACCTCTGCAGGGtttaggattataggtgtgtgccatcacgcctgaCTTCTCACTGGGATATTTTGATAGTGAGCCCACAGACAGTATTCAAGTAAATTCTTGTGGGTTTACAGATGTATTAATTTTTGATATGCAGTAGAGGAAGAAAGATATCTatttttttcaaaggaaatatctatctatctatctatctatctatctatctatctatctattcaacg
Encoded here:
- the Grp gene encoding gastrin-releasing peptide isoform X1: MRGSELSLLLLALVLCQAPRGPAAPVSTGAGGGAVLAKMYPRGSHWAVGHLMGKKSTDESPSLYAAERDGLKEQLRGYIRWEETGRNLLDLLEAAGNRSHQPPQHLPLSLQPTWDPEDSSYFNDVQNAKLVDSLLQVLKGKERTAS